Proteins encoded by one window of Bacteroidales bacterium:
- a CDS encoding carbonic anhydrase translates to MDYLFEGVKEFNSKDFIEHEELFQSLGKKQSPHTLFIGCSDSRIVPSLITQTLPGELFVVRNIANLVPYYRDSNEFLSSTSAIEYAIQMLNVSNILICGHSNCGGCNALFFDEETLKNLPHTRKWLELAWPVREVVLREEELVRDPVKREWVTEQLNIIEQMNHLLTFPYIRERYARQEINILGWYYIIETGEIFNYDKEERKFIKIE, encoded by the coding sequence ATGGATTACTTATTTGAAGGTGTTAAGGAATTTAATTCAAAGGATTTCATTGAGCACGAGGAACTTTTTCAGTCACTTGGCAAGAAACAATCGCCTCATACCTTATTTATCGGATGTTCTGATTCCCGGATCGTTCCAAGTCTGATCACACAAACCCTGCCAGGGGAGTTATTTGTGGTCAGGAACATAGCCAATCTTGTGCCCTATTACCGGGACTCCAACGAATTTCTGTCTTCTACATCGGCGATAGAATATGCCATTCAGATGCTAAATGTGTCCAATATTCTTATATGCGGGCATTCAAACTGCGGAGGATGCAATGCCTTGTTTTTTGATGAAGAAACTCTGAAGAATTTGCCTCACACCCGGAAATGGCTTGAATTGGCATGGCCTGTCAGAGAGGTAGTATTGAGAGAAGAAGAGTTAGTTAGAGACCCCGTTAAAAGAGAATGGGTTACAGAACAGTTGAATATCATTGAACAGATGAACCACTTACTCACTTTTCCTTACATCAGGGAAAGATATGCCCGACAGGAGATCAATATCCTTGGCTGGTATTATATTATTGAAACCGGGGAGATATTTAACTATGATAAAGAAGAAAGAAAATTTATTAAAATTGAATAA
- a CDS encoding DUF4199 domain-containing protein has translation MKKYMIEIKWGVLFAVMNLLWMMLEKSMGLHDEFIEKHATYTNLVAIPAIILYVVALLDKRKNDYNGVMTFKQGFISGLIITLVVTLLSPLTQYITSMYITPEYFNNVINYTVENGMLTKEAAEKQFNLNSYIIQGLLFAPVMGIATSLIVALFTQKKPGK, from the coding sequence ATGAAAAAGTACATGATTGAGATTAAATGGGGTGTTTTATTTGCAGTGATGAATCTTTTATGGATGATGCTTGAAAAATCCATGGGGCTGCATGATGAATTCATTGAAAAACATGCAACTTATACTAATCTTGTTGCCATTCCTGCTATTATCCTTTATGTGGTAGCTCTGCTTGATAAGAGGAAAAATGATTACAATGGGGTGATGACGTTTAAACAAGGATTCATTTCCGGACTCATCATCACCCTGGTGGTTACCCTATTAAGTCCTTTAACCCAATACATCACCTCAATGTATATTACACCTGAGTATTTTAATAATGTGATCAATTATACTGTTGAGAATGGAATGTTGACAAAGGAAGCGGCTGAGAAACAATTCAATCTGAATAGTTATATCATACAAGGTCTGCTCTTTGCCCCTGTTATGGGTATCGCCACTTCACTCATCGTGGCTTTATTTACACAGAAAAAGCCTGGTAAATAA
- a CDS encoding isoprenylcysteine carboxylmethyltransferase family protein: MRKDYHRLRKFVMGYLAGIFIFMFLFPFVIHLISLADRWRTEINAIIPQETRLYLVLPIIITGCVFAIWSNIYLVIQGNGGPAEGFGIEISPRTQNLVTKGPYAVSRNPMVFGVLCLYFSYAFYLGSPLSIIGLIVFLFFVTTKILRVEEKRLLKDFGEVYNTYRRNTSRIFPGLYRRKLN; the protein is encoded by the coding sequence ATGAGAAAGGACTATCATCGATTACGTAAGTTCGTCATGGGATATCTGGCAGGTATTTTTATTTTCATGTTTCTGTTTCCTTTTGTTATCCACCTGATTTCCCTTGCAGATAGATGGAGAACAGAAATAAATGCAATTATCCCCCAGGAAACCAGGCTATACCTTGTTTTGCCCATCATCATTACGGGATGTGTTTTTGCAATCTGGTCAAACATTTACCTTGTAATTCAGGGCAATGGTGGTCCGGCGGAAGGATTTGGAATAGAGATCAGTCCCAGGACACAGAACCTGGTTACAAAAGGGCCTTACGCTGTTAGCAGGAATCCAATGGTTTTTGGAGTACTTTGTTTGTATTTCTCTTATGCCTTTTACCTGGGATCTCCTCTTTCCATAATAGGGTTGATTGTATTTCTTTTTTTTGTTACCACTAAAATCCTGAGAGTAGAAGAAAAGCGATTACTCAAGGATTTCGGGGAAGTCTATAATACCTACCGTCGTAATACCTCCAGAATTTTTCCAGGTTTGTATCGAAGAAAATTGAATTAA
- a CDS encoding tetratricopeptide repeat protein: MNQNFALKTLGFFTPSAIQSKLAIRKGRNKLKIGDFANAMIDFDEAIELNPTGYLAYYFRGNAKLSLNDLKGAILDYSKSISYKPSFAEAYLNRGNAYFLLKQFPEALKELDKSIELDPSSLAYCYRGNTKCELHDLEGALKDYSNAINLDEFDTISLYNRGNVRLQMDDPRGALQDYNSAIKLDPQFALAYVGRGNAKISLGSQTGAEIDWKKAERLHIKAEERVFKEVI; encoded by the coding sequence ATGAATCAAAACTTCGCTTTAAAGACTCTTGGCTTTTTTACGCCCTCTGCAATTCAATCTAAGTTAGCTATCCGAAAAGGCCGGAATAAACTGAAGATTGGAGATTTCGCAAATGCAATGATCGACTTTGATGAGGCCATTGAGTTAAACCCAACAGGATACCTTGCCTATTATTTCAGAGGAAATGCCAAACTTAGCCTCAATGACCTCAAAGGCGCTATATTAGATTATTCTAAATCTATCAGTTACAAACCTTCTTTTGCTGAAGCATACCTTAACCGTGGAAATGCATATTTTTTGCTCAAGCAATTCCCTGAAGCACTCAAAGAACTCGACAAGTCTATTGAACTGGATCCTTCATCCCTGGCTTATTGCTATCGTGGAAATACAAAATGTGAGTTGCATGACCTGGAAGGGGCTTTAAAAGATTATTCAAATGCAATAAACCTGGATGAATTTGATACGATTTCCTTGTACAATAGAGGCAATGTCAGGTTACAAATGGATGATCCCCGTGGTGCTTTACAGGATTATAATTCTGCCATTAAGTTAGATCCTCAGTTTGCACTCGCCTATGTTGGAAGAGGTAATGCAAAGATTTCGCTGGGTAGTCAAACCGGTGCTGAAATTGATTGGAAAAAAGCTGAGAGATTGCATATCAAGGCAGAAGAACGAGTTTTTAAAGAAGTCATCTAA